One window from the genome of Candidatus Zixiibacteriota bacterium encodes:
- a CDS encoding flavin reductase family protein yields MLHFEPKDLPSPQVHRYLLGGVGPRPIALVSTISPDGAVNLSPFSFFNAFGANPPIVAFSPARRGRDGSLKDTYANLVATRECVVQAVTYAMVHQVSLASADYPPEVDEFVRSGLTPVPSDLVAPPRVKESPFQMECRLRHMLELGGLPGSGNLAVCEVVKFHIAEDVIRDGVIVPDLIDLVGRQSADYYVRAAGAAVFAVPKPRGRGIGVDSLPAFIRGSHLLSPSHLARLAGVEAIPDPDAAVCAVEQLAAPAPAETAGPGLEVSESAFFRFEQRGDYPAMLRAAVLLQRAGHPKAAAFIERAACAALDRGDVSFAWNALLYLGRLGRA; encoded by the coding sequence GCCACAGGTCCACCGCTACCTGCTGGGCGGCGTCGGCCCCCGCCCCATCGCCCTCGTCTCCACCATCTCCCCCGACGGCGCCGTCAACCTCTCCCCCTTCTCGTTCTTCAACGCCTTCGGCGCCAACCCCCCGATCGTCGCCTTTTCCCCCGCCCGGCGCGGCCGCGACGGCTCGCTCAAGGATACCTACGCCAACCTCGTGGCGACCCGCGAGTGCGTCGTGCAGGCCGTCACCTACGCCATGGTCCACCAGGTCTCCCTCGCCTCCGCCGACTACCCGCCCGAGGTGGATGAATTCGTCAGGAGCGGCCTCACCCCCGTCCCCTCCGACCTCGTCGCCCCGCCCCGGGTGAAAGAGTCCCCCTTCCAGATGGAGTGCCGGCTGCGGCACATGCTCGAGCTGGGCGGCCTCCCGGGCTCGGGCAACCTCGCCGTCTGCGAGGTCGTCAAGTTCCACATCGCTGAGGACGTCATCCGCGACGGCGTCATCGTCCCCGACCTCATCGACCTCGTCGGCCGCCAGAGCGCCGACTACTACGTCCGCGCCGCCGGCGCCGCCGTCTTCGCGGTCCCCAAACCCCGGGGGCGCGGTATCGGCGTCGACTCCCTCCCCGCCTTCATCCGCGGCTCGCACCTCCTCTCCCCCAGCCACCTCGCGCGCCTGGCCGGGGTCGAGGCGATTCCCGACCCCGACGCCGCCGTGTGCGCGGTCGAACAGCTCGCCGCCCCCGCTCCCGCGGAGACCGCGGGCCCCGGCCTCGAGGTCTCCGAGTCCGCGTTCTTCCGTTTCGAGCAGCGCGGCGACTACCCCGCGATGCTCCGCGCCGCCGTGCTGCTCCAGCGCGCCGGCCACCCGAAAGCCGCGGCTTTCATCGAACGCGCCGCGTGCGCCGCTCTCGACCGCGGCGACGTCTCCTTCGCCTGGAACGCGCTCCTCTATCTCGGCCGCCTGGGCCGCGCCTAG
- a CDS encoding acetoacetate--CoA ligase produces MTAPAPSPLWVPPPSRVERSHLSRFMCFLGRRARREFFSYDDLWQFSVDHIASFWEAVWDFAGIIHSQPWEAVVEGDRIDNAVWFRGTRLNFAENLLRYRDRRTAIISECELGTVETITYADLYGRVARCAAGLKKMGVGPGDRVAAFIPNIPEAVVAMLAATSLGAVWSSCSPDFGLQGVLDRFGQIEPKVLITADGYQYNGRRYDSLATVARVLEHLPGAARAVVIPRLGPFDPAALPNSLAWAELLANDAAEIEFRQLPFDHPVYIVYSSGTTGPPKGLVHGAGGTLLQHYKEHVLHTDLGRDDVITYYTTCGWMMWNWLASALQVGATLYLYQGSPSYPDLTRLWCAAERRGITVFGTSPKFLAACEQAGLAPGKMFDLAPLRTILSTGAPLSPRSFAWVYENVKRDLQLASISGGTDILSCFMLGCPLLPVYPGEIQCRGLGMKVETCDDRGRPVAGAVGELVCTERFPSRPVSFWNDPDGSKYRRAYFAHFPGVWRHGDFVEITPRGGVIVHGRSDATLNPGGVRIGTAEIYAPVEALPEVVDSLAVGQRWRGDTRIILFVRLAPGVALTDDLRGRIGAAIREARTPRHVPAKIIAVDDIPRTRNGKKVEVVVTRLIHGLDVPGRAALANPEALDLFRRLPELDRP; encoded by the coding sequence ATGACCGCCCCTGCCCCATCCCCCCTCTGGGTCCCCCCGCCGTCCCGCGTCGAGCGCAGCCACCTGTCCCGCTTCATGTGCTTCCTCGGCCGCCGCGCGCGCCGCGAGTTTTTCTCCTACGACGACCTCTGGCAGTTCTCCGTCGACCACATCGCGTCCTTCTGGGAGGCCGTCTGGGACTTCGCCGGCATCATCCACTCTCAGCCCTGGGAAGCGGTCGTCGAGGGCGACCGCATCGACAACGCCGTCTGGTTCCGCGGCACCCGCCTGAATTTCGCCGAGAACCTCCTCCGCTACCGCGACCGGCGCACCGCCATCATCTCCGAGTGCGAGCTGGGGACGGTCGAGACGATCACCTACGCCGACCTTTACGGGCGCGTCGCGCGCTGCGCCGCCGGCCTGAAAAAGATGGGCGTCGGTCCGGGCGACCGCGTCGCCGCCTTTATCCCCAACATCCCGGAAGCTGTCGTGGCCATGCTCGCCGCAACCAGCCTCGGCGCCGTCTGGTCCTCGTGTTCGCCCGATTTCGGCCTCCAGGGCGTGCTCGACCGCTTCGGCCAGATCGAACCGAAAGTTCTCATCACCGCCGACGGCTACCAGTACAACGGTCGGCGGTACGACTCGCTCGCGACCGTCGCCCGCGTCCTCGAACACCTCCCCGGCGCCGCCCGGGCCGTCGTCATCCCGCGCCTCGGCCCGTTTGACCCCGCCGCGCTGCCGAACAGCCTCGCCTGGGCCGAACTGCTGGCCAACGACGCCGCCGAGATCGAATTCCGCCAGCTCCCCTTCGACCACCCCGTCTACATCGTCTACTCCTCCGGCACCACTGGCCCCCCCAAGGGCCTCGTCCACGGCGCCGGCGGCACCCTGCTGCAGCACTACAAGGAACACGTCCTCCACACCGACCTTGGCCGCGACGACGTCATCACGTACTACACCACCTGCGGCTGGATGATGTGGAACTGGCTGGCCAGCGCCCTCCAGGTGGGCGCGACGCTATACCTCTACCAGGGCTCCCCCTCCTATCCCGACCTCACTCGCCTCTGGTGTGCGGCCGAGCGCCGGGGCATCACCGTGTTCGGCACGAGCCCGAAATTCCTCGCCGCCTGCGAACAGGCCGGCCTCGCCCCCGGCAAGATGTTCGACCTCGCTCCCCTCCGCACCATCCTCTCCACCGGCGCGCCGCTCTCCCCGCGGAGCTTCGCCTGGGTGTACGAGAACGTCAAGCGCGACCTCCAGCTCGCCAGCATCTCCGGCGGCACCGACATCCTCTCCTGCTTCATGCTCGGCTGCCCCCTCCTCCCCGTTTACCCCGGCGAAATCCAGTGCCGCGGCCTCGGCATGAAAGTGGAAACCTGCGATGACCGCGGCCGCCCGGTCGCCGGCGCCGTCGGCGAGCTCGTCTGCACCGAACGCTTCCCCTCCCGTCCCGTCTCCTTCTGGAACGACCCCGACGGAAGCAAGTACCGCAGGGCCTACTTCGCACACTTCCCCGGCGTCTGGCGCCACGGCGACTTTGTCGAGATCACCCCGCGCGGCGGCGTCATCGTCCACGGCCGCTCCGACGCCACCCTTAATCCCGGCGGCGTCCGCATCGGCACCGCCGAAATCTACGCCCCCGTCGAGGCCCTCCCCGAAGTCGTCGACTCCCTGGCCGTCGGCCAGCGCTGGCGCGGCGACACCCGCATCATCCTCTTCGTCCGCCTCGCCCCAGGCGTCGCCCTCACCGACGACCTGCGCGGCCGAATCGGCGCGGCCATCCGCGAGGCCCGCACCCCGCGCCACGTCCCGGCCAAAATCATCGCCGTCGACGACATCCCCCGCACCCGTAACGGCAAGAAAGTCGAGGTCGTTGTCACCCGCCTCATCCACGGCCTCGATGTCCCCGGCCGCGCGGCCCTCGCCAACCCCGAGGCCCTCGACCTCTTCCGCCGCCTCCCGGAGCTCGACCGGCCCTGA
- a CDS encoding aromatic amino acid hydroxylase produces MAPEPAPAAPAYRDNPILAALPGHLAQFIVDQNYSAYTPVDHAVWRYVMRQNYAFLKDHAHPAYVDGLRRTGIGIEKIPSIEDMNEILGRLGWAAVPVDGFIPPAAFMEFQAHNVLVIAAAMRQIDHIEYTPAPDIIHEAAGHAPIIADPEYADYLRRIGAIGAKAMSSKKDYELYEAIRRLSILKESDRPDPAAVARAEQDVAAKQAGLGPPSEMARLSRLHWWTVEYGLIGDLDCPRIYGAGLLSSIGESASCLGPEVRKIPYTLDAADYPFDITTQQPHLFVTPDFARLTEVLEQFAATMAFRVGGAEGLAKALECENVSTAQFSSGLQVSGVVAEVRTRRPGAPPCFFRTAGPTALALDGRQLAGHGRERHRDGFSSPIGTLRGQAAPLERMSDSDLAACGLEPGRPAAIEFESGLRLSGRLESTLRSPDRALLLMTFSDCTVADGSAVLFRPEWGPYDMAVGASIVSVFAGAADKSAYQQPSLVPRERTVTADRPDAALRLLDLYRQVRDVREGQRGLAALPAVWEALQAEYPCEWLLPLEILEICRQRGLHPELAAALRRYLERKALAEPGLAKLIRDGLALLDSAAAPN; encoded by the coding sequence ATGGCTCCCGAACCCGCCCCCGCCGCCCCCGCCTACCGGGACAACCCCATCCTCGCCGCCCTGCCCGGCCACCTCGCCCAGTTCATCGTCGATCAGAACTACTCCGCCTACACCCCGGTCGACCACGCCGTCTGGCGCTACGTCATGCGCCAGAACTACGCGTTCCTCAAGGACCACGCCCACCCCGCGTATGTCGACGGCCTGCGCCGGACCGGCATCGGCATCGAGAAGATCCCCAGTATCGAGGACATGAACGAGATCCTCGGGCGCCTCGGCTGGGCCGCTGTCCCCGTCGACGGTTTCATCCCGCCGGCCGCCTTCATGGAATTCCAGGCGCACAACGTCCTCGTCATCGCCGCCGCCATGCGGCAGATCGACCACATCGAATACACCCCCGCGCCCGACATCATCCACGAGGCCGCCGGCCACGCCCCGATCATCGCCGACCCCGAATACGCCGACTACCTCCGCCGCATCGGCGCCATCGGCGCGAAAGCCATGTCGTCGAAAAAGGACTACGAACTCTACGAGGCCATCCGCCGCCTGTCGATTCTCAAGGAGTCCGACCGCCCCGACCCCGCGGCCGTCGCCCGCGCCGAACAGGACGTCGCCGCCAAACAGGCCGGCCTCGGCCCGCCCTCCGAAATGGCCCGCCTCTCCCGCCTCCACTGGTGGACCGTCGAGTACGGCCTCATCGGCGACCTCGACTGTCCGCGCATCTATGGCGCCGGCCTGCTCTCCTCCATCGGCGAGTCCGCCTCCTGCCTGGGTCCCGAGGTGAGGAAGATCCCCTACACGCTCGACGCCGCCGACTACCCCTTCGACATCACGACCCAACAACCCCACCTCTTCGTCACCCCCGATTTCGCCCGCCTCACCGAGGTCCTCGAGCAGTTCGCCGCGACCATGGCCTTCCGCGTCGGCGGGGCCGAGGGGCTGGCCAAAGCCCTTGAGTGCGAAAACGTCTCTACCGCCCAGTTCAGCTCCGGCCTCCAGGTGTCCGGCGTCGTGGCCGAGGTCCGCACCCGGCGGCCCGGCGCACCGCCCTGCTTTTTCCGCACCGCCGGCCCGACCGCGCTCGCCCTCGACGGCCGACAACTTGCCGGCCACGGCCGCGAGCGCCATCGCGACGGCTTCTCATCGCCCATCGGCACACTCCGCGGCCAGGCGGCGCCGCTCGAGCGGATGAGCGACAGCGACCTCGCTGCTTGCGGCCTCGAACCCGGCCGCCCCGCCGCCATCGAGTTCGAAAGCGGCCTCCGCCTCAGCGGCCGCCTCGAATCCACTCTCCGCAGCCCCGACCGCGCCCTCCTCCTCATGACTTTCTCCGACTGCACCGTGGCCGACGGCTCCGCCGTCCTCTTCCGCCCCGAGTGGGGCCCCTACGACATGGCCGTCGGCGCCTCCATCGTCTCCGTCTTCGCCGGCGCCGCCGACAAATCCGCCTACCAGCAGCCCTCCCTCGTCCCGCGCGAGCGGACCGTCACGGCCGACCGGCCCGACGCCGCCCTCCGCCTCCTCGACCTCTACCGGCAGGTCCGCGACGTGCGCGAGGGACAGCGCGGCCTGGCCGCACTCCCGGCCGTCTGGGAGGCCCTCCAGGCCGAGTACCCGTGCGAGTGGCTCCTTCCCCTGGAGATTCTTGAAATCTGCCGGCAGCGCGGCCTCCACCCGGAACTCGCCGCCGCGCTGCGCCGTTATCTCGAAAGGAAAGCCCTCGCCGAACCCGGGCTGGCCAAACTGATCCGCGACGGATTGGCGCTGCTGGACAGCGCCGCCGCGCCAAATTGA
- a CDS encoding 4a-hydroxytetrahydrobiopterin dehydratase — translation MSENLAFRHCVPCEGGVDPMTRKDFEVYLEQVAAWRISDNDTKLERDFTFKDFARAVKFINALAAVAEEEGHHPDIFLHGWNKVRVTLWTHAIGGLSINDFILATRTDRIEV, via the coding sequence ATGTCCGAGAACCTCGCCTTCCGGCACTGCGTCCCCTGCGAGGGGGGCGTCGATCCCATGACGCGCAAGGATTTTGAAGTCTACCTGGAGCAGGTGGCCGCTTGGCGCATCAGCGACAACGACACAAAACTCGAGCGGGATTTCACGTTCAAAGATTTCGCGCGGGCGGTGAAATTCATCAACGCCCTCGCCGCCGTCGCCGAAGAGGAGGGCCACCATCCGGACATCTTCCTGCACGGTTGGAACAAGGTCCGCGTCACCCTGTGGACCCACGCCATCGGCGGTCTCTCGATCAACGACTTCATCCTCGCCACCCGGACCGACCGCATCGAGGTCTGA
- a CDS encoding SDR family NAD(P)-dependent oxidoreductase, which yields MTAGGAPGRVLITGASRGIGRALAVRLAGPGRTIVVQGRDRRALEETVRLVRGKGGIGEAIAARLDTAQGAADVLAALGKGPVEVLVNNAGVSRVAPVGELTLAQWEESLAVNVTAPFLLMKGLLPAMGRGSSIVNVLSAANKATFPGWGAYTMSKAALEGLARVVREEVRGRGIRVIDVYLAATATDLWERVPGEWNRAAMLRPEEAAEAIAYALERPGEVLVESITVGGIGGNL from the coding sequence ATGACGGCGGGCGGGGCGCCGGGGCGGGTGCTGATCACGGGGGCCAGCCGCGGGATCGGGCGGGCGCTGGCGGTGCGGCTGGCGGGGCCCGGACGCACGATCGTGGTCCAGGGCCGCGACCGGAGGGCGCTGGAGGAGACAGTGCGCCTGGTGCGGGGGAAAGGGGGGATCGGGGAGGCGATTGCGGCCCGGCTCGACACGGCCCAGGGTGCGGCCGACGTTCTCGCGGCGCTGGGAAAAGGACCGGTCGAGGTGCTGGTCAACAACGCGGGGGTGAGCCGGGTCGCGCCCGTGGGGGAGCTCACGCTCGCCCAGTGGGAGGAGTCGCTGGCGGTCAACGTGACGGCGCCGTTCCTGCTCATGAAGGGGCTGCTGCCGGCCATGGGGCGGGGCAGCTCGATCGTCAACGTGCTGTCGGCGGCGAACAAGGCAACCTTTCCCGGGTGGGGGGCCTACACGATGAGCAAGGCGGCGCTCGAGGGGCTGGCGCGGGTGGTGCGGGAGGAAGTGCGCGGCCGGGGGATCCGGGTGATCGACGTCTACCTCGCGGCCACTGCGACCGACCTGTGGGAGAGGGTGCCGGGCGAGTGGAATCGGGCGGCCATGCTGCGGCCGGAAGAGGCGGCGGAGGCGATCGCCTACGCGCTGGAGCGGCCGGGGGAGGTGCTCGTGGAGAGCATCACGGTGGGCGGGATCGGGGGCAACCTGTAA
- a CDS encoding 6-carboxytetrahydropterin synthase, whose translation MYLTISKKFEISLSYRWWQKDWPAQRNRAFYGPAAGGPHGYGANASVHFVFHGPVDPENGMVINVAEVKERVGGMLAARYDHRYLNVDTRPFDEVVPTPENIARQLWADAQPLFGDAGAGLAAVHLEMSPLDSATAYADGRVERGYGLEFSAARRTWSPRLTEEENTRLFGAAASPSGHGHCYYLRATAAGEPDRESGMIVAPETSGKALAAVFQLLDHRNLVTDVPELAGRPLTTESLSGFLFARLANRMPLARMRLWENPYFYTDCLPTGVYVMGVRADFRAAHRLASPRYSREENERTYGKCTNAAGHGHRYVVEAAIDGYLDEASGALYPLEDLTRGVRTAVAPWDYVHLDEDTDEFAERPSTGENIVSALWPKVEDALGRPLYRLRLWETPNNRFTLRRETPGGAGR comes from the coding sequence ATGTATCTGACGATCAGCAAGAAATTCGAGATCTCCCTGTCGTACCGCTGGTGGCAGAAGGACTGGCCGGCGCAGCGGAACCGGGCGTTTTACGGTCCGGCGGCGGGCGGCCCGCACGGTTACGGCGCCAACGCATCGGTCCATTTCGTGTTCCACGGGCCGGTCGATCCGGAGAACGGGATGGTGATCAATGTCGCGGAGGTGAAGGAGCGGGTGGGGGGGATGCTCGCCGCGCGGTACGATCACCGGTACCTGAATGTCGACACGCGGCCGTTCGACGAGGTGGTGCCGACGCCGGAGAATATCGCGCGCCAGTTGTGGGCCGACGCCCAGCCGCTGTTCGGCGATGCGGGGGCGGGGCTGGCGGCGGTGCACCTGGAGATGTCGCCCCTGGACAGCGCGACGGCCTACGCGGACGGGCGGGTGGAGCGCGGGTACGGGCTGGAGTTCTCGGCGGCGCGGCGAACCTGGTCGCCGCGGCTGACCGAGGAGGAGAACACGCGGCTGTTCGGGGCGGCGGCCTCCCCCTCGGGGCACGGGCACTGCTACTATTTGCGGGCGACGGCGGCGGGGGAGCCGGACCGGGAGTCGGGGATGATCGTGGCGCCGGAGACGAGCGGCAAGGCGCTGGCGGCGGTGTTTCAGCTGCTCGACCACCGGAATCTCGTGACCGATGTGCCGGAGTTGGCGGGTCGGCCGCTGACGACGGAATCGCTGTCGGGGTTCTTGTTCGCGCGGCTGGCCAACCGGATGCCGCTCGCACGCATGCGGCTGTGGGAGAACCCATATTTCTACACCGACTGCCTGCCCACCGGCGTGTATGTCATGGGGGTGCGGGCCGATTTCCGCGCCGCGCACCGGCTGGCCAGCCCGCGGTACTCGCGGGAGGAGAACGAGCGCACGTACGGAAAGTGCACCAACGCCGCCGGGCACGGGCACCGCTATGTGGTCGAGGCGGCGATCGACGGATACCTGGATGAGGCGAGCGGGGCGCTCTACCCGCTGGAGGATCTCACGAGGGGAGTGCGCACGGCGGTGGCGCCCTGGGACTATGTGCACCTGGATGAGGACACGGACGAGTTCGCCGAGCGGCCGAGCACCGGGGAGAATATCGTGAGCGCGCTGTGGCCCAAAGTGGAGGACGCCCTGGGGCGGCCGCTGTACCGGCTGCGGCTGTGGGAAACGCCGAACAACCGGTTCACGCTGCGGCGGGAAACGCCGGGAGGGGCGGGGCGATGA
- the folE gene encoding GTP cyclohydrolase I FolE, translating to MLMEDLYRQLMIQIGEDPNREGLRNTPRRAARAFEFLTRGYKEDIDAIVNNALFEADTKEMILVRNIEMYSMCEHHLLPFIGKCHVGYIPNRKVLGLSKVARIVDVYARRLQIQEKLTKEIGEAIQKYTNALGVAVVIEAQHLCMMMRGVEKQNSVMTTSYIIGEFHEDNATRAEFFSLINK from the coding sequence ATGCTGATGGAAGATCTGTACCGACAGTTGATGATCCAGATCGGCGAAGATCCGAACCGGGAGGGGCTTCGCAACACACCGCGGCGCGCGGCGCGGGCATTCGAGTTTCTCACGCGGGGCTACAAAGAGGACATCGACGCGATCGTGAACAACGCCCTGTTCGAGGCGGACACGAAAGAGATGATTCTCGTGCGGAATATCGAGATGTACTCGATGTGCGAACACCACCTGCTCCCGTTTATCGGGAAATGCCACGTCGGGTATATCCCGAACCGGAAGGTGTTGGGGCTGTCGAAGGTGGCGCGGATTGTGGATGTCTACGCGCGGCGGCTGCAGATCCAGGAGAAACTGACCAAGGAGATCGGGGAAGCGATCCAGAAGTACACAAACGCGCTGGGGGTGGCGGTGGTGATCGAGGCGCAGCACCTGTGCATGATGATGCGGGGGGTGGAGAAGCAAAACTCGGTGATGACAACGTCGTATATCATAGGGGAGTTCCATGAGGATAATGCGACCCGGGCGGAGTTTTTCAGCCTGATCAACAAGTAA
- a CDS encoding homocysteine S-methyltransferase family protein, with protein sequence MATLPFAQALQERLLVLDGAVGTMLLNHGLREEDFRGEEFAREEPAREGEIGAGDPGAAGTSLRLYGNLDLLTLVRPDLVEAVHRAYINAGAEIITTNTFTANGPMQARYGTAHLAERMNREAAALARRAADDARDAQPEREVYVAGSLGPIAPGPPAAGGNEGARGSEVSGEDMRRAYAEQVRGLAAGGAEVILIETAMSVAGAAAACAGAQDAFARLGRALPVWVSATTDETGARMGSGESFTEFVRAVADFGPVCVGLNCGYGPKSIAEGVRALAEVTDLPIAAYPNAGLPDEQMVFPVGPPAFGRWAEDLAATGLVRVIGGCCGTTPEHIRAVRRGIGTRGDGRQ encoded by the coding sequence ATGGCGACACTACCGTTTGCGCAGGCGCTGCAGGAGCGGCTGCTCGTGCTCGACGGCGCGGTCGGGACGATGCTCCTGAACCACGGTCTGCGGGAAGAAGATTTCCGGGGGGAGGAATTCGCCCGCGAGGAGCCGGCGCGGGAGGGGGAAATTGGCGCGGGCGACCCGGGGGCGGCGGGGACTTCGCTCCGGCTGTACGGCAATCTCGACCTGCTCACACTCGTGCGGCCGGACCTGGTGGAGGCGGTGCACCGGGCCTACATCAACGCGGGGGCGGAGATTATCACGACCAACACGTTCACGGCGAACGGGCCGATGCAGGCGCGGTACGGGACGGCGCACCTGGCGGAGCGGATGAACCGGGAGGCGGCGGCGCTGGCGCGGCGGGCGGCCGACGACGCCCGCGACGCGCAGCCCGAGCGGGAAGTGTATGTCGCAGGTTCGCTCGGACCGATCGCGCCCGGGCCGCCGGCGGCGGGCGGCAACGAGGGGGCGCGCGGGAGCGAAGTGTCCGGGGAGGATATGCGGCGGGCTTACGCCGAGCAGGTGCGCGGGCTGGCGGCCGGCGGGGCGGAGGTGATTCTGATCGAGACGGCCATGAGCGTGGCAGGTGCGGCGGCGGCGTGCGCAGGGGCGCAGGACGCGTTTGCCCGGTTGGGGCGAGCGCTGCCGGTGTGGGTGTCGGCGACGACCGACGAAACGGGCGCGCGGATGGGGTCGGGGGAAAGTTTCACGGAGTTCGTTCGCGCGGTGGCGGATTTCGGGCCGGTGTGTGTCGGGCTCAACTGCGGGTACGGACCGAAGTCGATTGCAGAAGGAGTGCGGGCGCTGGCAGAGGTCACGGATCTGCCGATCGCGGCGTACCCGAACGCGGGGTTGCCGGACGAGCAGATGGTGTTTCCGGTGGGGCCCCCGGCGTTCGGGCGGTGGGCGGAGGATCTGGCGGCGACCGGGCTGGTGCGGGTGATCGGAGGATGTTGCGGGACGACGCCGGAGCACATTCGGGCGGTGAGGCGGGGGATCGGCACGAGGGGCGACGGCCGGCAGTAG
- a CDS encoding FMN-binding glutamate synthase family protein, giving the protein MTLTRVNASAATLTKNRTEDSVVPTSGMCVTCVDGCIGMCEIGKSAYRGHEVIYPQPFGVITTAGEKTYPVDYSHFNIMGTAVGAHGIAADSDKAVFPNVNLEVRFGHDRGIKFRLPWIIPGIGSTDIAKNNWEGLAIGSALAGTGLTIGENVVGMDVEAAIKNGRVVDTVDLKRRVKLYQDHQREGYGAIIVQANIEDTRLGTQEYAIEKLGVSIVELKWGQGAKNIGGEVKIRDLKKAQLLYERGYVVLPNPTDPKVIEAFQHGAFKEFERHSRVGMVTEEGFAGRVEELRKAGAKYVFLKTGAYRPADLARAIKWSSKYGIDLLTVDGAGGGTGMSPWRMMNEWGIPPVELHTLTHQYCTRLVKKGERVPAIAVAGGFTFEDQIFKGLALASPYVKLVGMARAPIAAAMVGKTIGRTIETNQVPVYVERFGTTKDEIFVTAHELRHLLGNEAFEKLPTGALGLYTYYERLAQGLRQLMAGGRKFATEYITRDDICALTHEAAELSGVQYVMDVDKKEVDAIMN; this is encoded by the coding sequence ATGACGCTGACCAGAGTAAACGCCTCGGCGGCCACGCTGACGAAGAACCGGACGGAGGATTCGGTGGTCCCGACCTCGGGCATGTGCGTCACCTGCGTGGACGGGTGTATCGGGATGTGCGAGATCGGGAAGTCGGCCTACCGGGGGCACGAGGTGATCTACCCGCAGCCGTTCGGGGTGATCACGACGGCGGGGGAGAAGACCTACCCGGTCGACTACTCGCACTTCAACATCATGGGCACGGCGGTGGGGGCGCACGGGATCGCGGCCGACAGCGACAAGGCGGTGTTCCCCAATGTGAATCTCGAGGTGCGGTTCGGGCACGACCGCGGGATCAAGTTCCGGCTCCCCTGGATTATCCCGGGGATCGGCTCGACCGACATCGCCAAGAACAACTGGGAGGGGCTGGCGATCGGCTCGGCGCTGGCCGGGACGGGGCTGACGATCGGCGAGAACGTCGTGGGCATGGACGTGGAGGCGGCGATCAAGAACGGCCGGGTCGTCGACACGGTCGATCTGAAGCGGCGCGTGAAGCTGTACCAGGACCACCAGCGCGAGGGGTACGGCGCGATCATCGTGCAGGCCAATATCGAAGACACCCGGCTGGGGACGCAGGAGTACGCGATCGAGAAGCTGGGGGTTTCGATTGTCGAGCTCAAGTGGGGGCAGGGGGCGAAGAATATCGGCGGCGAGGTGAAGATCCGCGACCTCAAGAAGGCCCAGCTGCTCTACGAGCGCGGGTATGTGGTGCTGCCGAACCCGACCGATCCGAAGGTGATCGAGGCCTTCCAGCACGGGGCGTTCAAGGAGTTCGAGCGGCACTCGCGGGTTGGGATGGTGACGGAGGAGGGGTTCGCCGGCCGGGTCGAGGAGCTGCGCAAGGCGGGGGCCAAGTACGTGTTCCTCAAGACCGGCGCTTACCGTCCGGCCGACCTCGCCCGGGCGATCAAGTGGTCCTCCAAGTACGGTATTGACCTTCTCACGGTCGACGGCGCGGGCGGCGGCACGGGGATGAGCCCGTGGCGGATGATGAACGAGTGGGGGATCCCGCCGGTCGAGCTGCACACGCTGACCCACCAATACTGCACGCGGCTGGTGAAGAAGGGGGAGCGGGTGCCGGCGATCGCCGTGGCGGGCGGGTTCACGTTTGAGGACCAGATTTTCAAGGGGCTGGCGCTGGCCTCACCCTATGTGAAGCTGGTCGGGATGGCCCGGGCGCCGATCGCTGCGGCCATGGTGGGCAAGACGATCGGGCGGACGATCGAGACGAACCAGGTGCCGGTGTATGTCGAGCGGTTCGGCACGACCAAGGATGAGATTTTCGTCACGGCCCACGAACTCCGGCACCTCCTCGGGAACGAGGCGTTCGAGAAGCTGCCGACCGGGGCGCTCGGTCTGTACACGTACTACGAGCGGCTCGCCCAGGGGCTGCGGCAGCTCATGGCGGGCGGGCGGAAGTTCGCGACCGAGTATATCACGCGCGACGACATCTGCGCGCTCACCCATGAGGCGGCCGAGCTCTCCGGGGTCCAGTACGTGATGGACGTGGACAAGAAGGAAGTGGACGCGATCATGAATTAG